Proteins found in one Osmerus mordax isolate fOsmMor3 chromosome 20, fOsmMor3.pri, whole genome shotgun sequence genomic segment:
- the ywhah gene encoding 14-3-3 protein eta, with the protein MPDREQLIQKARMAEQAERYDDMASAMKQVTELGEPLSDDDRNLLSVAYKNVVGARRSSWRVTSSIEARVVSDDNEKKLELVRAYRETIEKELETVCQDVLTLLDQFLIKSCDAEQLEGKVFYLKMKGDYHRYLAEVATGDKNTAAVQASEVAYREAYEISKGMAATHPIRLGLALNFSVFYYEIQGAPEQACQLAKEAFDEAIGHLENMKEDSYKDSTLIMQLLRDNLTLWTTDQQATEEVGAND; encoded by the exons ATGCCAGACAGAGAGCAACTGATACAGAAAGCTCGGATGGCCGAGCAGGCGGAGCGGTACGATGATATGGCCTCTGCGATGAAGCAG GTGACAGAGCTTGGGGAGCCGCTGAGCGATGACGACCGCAACCTGCTCTCGGTGGCGTACAAGAACGTGGTGGGAGCCAGGCGTTCCTCATGGAGGGTGACCTCCAGCATCGAGGCCAGGGTCGTGTCCGACGACAACGAGAAGAAGCTGGAGCTGGTGCGAGCCTACAGGGAGACCATCGAGAAGGAACTGGAGACCGTCTGCCAGGACGTCCTCACCCTCCTCGACCAGTTCCTCATCAAGAGCTGCGATGCGGAGCAGCTGGAGGGCAAGGTGTTCTACCTGAAGATGAAGGGAGACTACCACCGCTACCTGGCCGAGGTTGCCACGGGTGATAAGAACACAGCCGCCGTCCAGGCGTCCGAGGTGGCGTACCGGGAGGCCTACGAGATCAGCAAGGGCATGGCCGCCACCCACCCCATCCGCCTGGGCCTGGCTCTCAACTTCTCCGTGTTCTACTACGAGATCCAGGGAGCTCCGGAGCAGGCATGCCAGCTGGCCAAGGAGGCCTTCGACGAGGCCATCGGACACCTGGAGAACATGAAAGAGGACTCCTATAAGGACTCGACCCTCATCATGCAGTTGCTGCGGGACAACTTGACCTTGTGGACCACTGACCAGCAGGCCACCGAGGAAGTGGGGGCCAATGACTGA